A single genomic interval of Apteryx mantelli isolate bAptMan1 chromosome 21, bAptMan1.hap1, whole genome shotgun sequence harbors:
- the STKLD1 gene encoding serine/threonine kinase-like domain-containing protein STKLD1 isoform X2, with product MERYEVLEQLQPGALGTMLVVELKTEESVGKKYAMKQVECIEEKQANKALKEAMDLLKLHHSSICAYKELFVMWDNKISSLFLCLVMQHSGQGDLSSLIKEKRQKSEKITDKVILKFLGQMVDALFYIHKQNIIHRNLKPSNILVTDEASFMLCDFSTEALMTDEMKWKIRVEENSKSWMAPETLSFSFTEKSDIWSLGCILLDMMTCFVLNTQEITSLLQDLRQDTSHLEGVLTLMQNGYNSSLPLFTILFMMLHIQPSMRPTAKALTDLPFIRECLTVAGSSLIKPKKSSLPLDVIDMLLEGGISSVLEFMQAYWDREEAQVKAVEHLASFLGDKNALPCLLTFTELITSAMKTHIDSLKLQIGGCRLLLEILSQALEQDLDVETSLGDNVINSLLETVRKHSENEELLSLVCTLLMMISASEVAAENLRKAGVILDLLMIIRNFLHNEQICLSCCGVLWSLVVSGNLENSVDQASLKSAVCAASAVLQEHLQNGMVAETACSALWALSLQVLLLDALRMNLERPVLVKNACQALASLLRLSEISAFRFVTDSKGSGIKLIKDAYHFHCDDPEVVENICTLINEMVQYDDIVLDMVSQKMEELLSEIKSRFPSSMEIMILVDATLLKLQK from the exons ATGGAGAGATACGAg GTACTGGAGCAGCTGCAGCCTGGGGCGCTGGGGACTATGCTGGTAGTTGAACTGAAAACAGAGGAGAGTGTGGGGAAGAAATATGCCATGAAGCAG GTTGAATGCAttgaagaaaagcaagcaaataaGGCCTTGAAGGAG GCAATGGATTTGCTGAAACTTCATCATTCAAGCATCTGTGCTTACAAGGAATTGTTTGTGATGTGGGATAATAAG ATATCATCTCTGTTCCTTTGTCTGGTAATGCAGCACTCGGGCCAAGGAGATCTTTCATCTCTGatcaaagaaaaaaggcagaaatcagAGAAAATAACAGACAAG GTGATTCTGAAGTTCCTGGGACAGATGGTGGATGCTTTGTTTTATATACACAAACAAAATATTATTCACAG AAATCTCAAGCCATCGAACATTCTTGTGACCGATGAAGCATCCTTCATGCTTTGTGACTTCAGTACAGAAGCACTTATGACTgatgaaatgaaatggaaaataagagtggaagaaa ATAGCAAGTCTTGGATGGCTCCAGAAACACTCAGTTTTTCTTTTACTGAGAAATCTGACATCTGGTCTCTAGGTTGTATTCTACTTGACATGATGACCTGCTTTGTTCTGAAC ACACAAGAGATAACTTCATTACTGCAGGATCTCAGACAGGATACCAGCCATCTTGAGGGAGTTCTGACATTAATGCAAAACGGATATAACAGCTCTCTGCCTTTATTCACAATTTTATTTATGATGCTACATATTCAGCCCAGCATGAGACCCACAGCAAA GGCTCTGACTGATCTTCCATTTATTAGGGAATGCCTGACTGTTGCTGGTTCCTCTTTAATAAAACCGAAAAAGTCGTCTTTGCCTCTTGATGTAATAGACATGCTCCTTGAGGGTGGAATTAGCAGTGTTCTAG AGTTCATGCAGGCTTACTGGGATAGAGAAGAAGCACAGGTTAAAGCCGTAGAGCACCTTGCAAGCTTTTTAGGAGATAAAAATG CCTTACCCTGTCTGCTAACATTCACGGAACTGATCACTTCTGCCATGAAGACTCATATAGATTCTCTCAAGTTACAGATAGGTGGCTGCAGATTATTGCTTGAAATTCTTAGTCAAG CTCTAGAACAGGATCTGGATGTGGAAACAAGCTTGGGTGACAACGTGATTAACTCTCTGTTAGAGACAGTgagaaaacattctgaaaatgaagaGTTACTTTCATTGGTCTGCACACTACTGATGATGATTTCAGCCAGTG AAGTTGCTGCAGAGAATCTAAGAAAAGCTGGAGTAATTCTAGACCTTCTGATGATTATAAGAAATTTTCTTCATAATGAACAGATTTGCCTCTCTTGCTGTGGAGTTCTCTGGAGCTTGGTTGTGAGTG GTAATTTAGAGAACAGCGTAGACCAAGCATCGCTGAAAAGTGCTGTCTGTGCTGCCTCTGCTGTCCTTCAAGAGCACCTCCAGAATGGAATGGTAGCTGAGACAGCTTGCTCAGCTCTGTGGGCGTTGTCACTCCAAG TGCTTCTGCTAGACGCTCTCAGGATGAACCTAGAaagaccagtgctggtgaagaACGCCTGCCAAGCATTAGCAAGTCTTCTAAGGCTATCTG AAATATCAGCTTTCAGATTTGTAACGGATTCAAAAGGCAGTGGAATAAAACTGATCAAAGATGCCTACCACTTTCACTGTGATGATCCAGAAGTGGTGGAAAATATCTGTACACTGATTAATGAGATGGTTCAGTACG ATGACATTGTGCTGGATATGGTCTCCCAGAAGATGGAAGAACTGCTGTCTGAAATAAAAAGCCGGTTTCCATCTAGCATG GAGATAATGATCCTTGTGGATGCAACGCTTTTGAAACTGCAGAAGTGA
- the STKLD1 gene encoding serine/threonine kinase-like domain-containing protein STKLD1 isoform X3 encodes MERYEVLEQLQPGALGTMLVVELKTEESVGKKYAMKQVECIEEKQANKALKEAMDLLKLHHSSICAYKELFVMWDNKISSLFLCLVMQHSGQGDLSSLIKEKRQKSEKITDKVILKFLGQMVDALFYIHKQNIIHRNLKPSNILVTDEASFMLCDFSTEALMTDEMKWKIRVEENSKSWMAPETLSFSFTEKSDIWSLGCILLDMMTCFVLNTQEITSLLQDLRQDTSHLEGVLTLMQNGYNSSLPLFTILFMMLHIQPSMRPTAKALTDLPFIRECLTVAGSSLIKPKKSSLPLDVIDMLLEGGISSVLEFMQAYWDREEAQVKAVEHLASFLGDKNALPCLLTFTELITSAMKTHIDSLKLQIGGCRLLLEILSQALEQDLDVETSLGDNVINSLLETVRKHSENEELLSLVCTLLMMISASEVAAENLRKAGVILDLLMIIRNFLHNEQICLSCCGVLWSLVVSGNLENSVDQASLKSAVCAASAVLQEHLQNGMVAETACSALWALSLQGCLTENEYESTTVLLLDALRMNLERPVLVKNACQALASLLRLSDDIVLDMVSQKMEELLSEIKSRFPSSMEIMILVDATLLKLQK; translated from the exons ATGGAGAGATACGAg GTACTGGAGCAGCTGCAGCCTGGGGCGCTGGGGACTATGCTGGTAGTTGAACTGAAAACAGAGGAGAGTGTGGGGAAGAAATATGCCATGAAGCAG GTTGAATGCAttgaagaaaagcaagcaaataaGGCCTTGAAGGAG GCAATGGATTTGCTGAAACTTCATCATTCAAGCATCTGTGCTTACAAGGAATTGTTTGTGATGTGGGATAATAAG ATATCATCTCTGTTCCTTTGTCTGGTAATGCAGCACTCGGGCCAAGGAGATCTTTCATCTCTGatcaaagaaaaaaggcagaaatcagAGAAAATAACAGACAAG GTGATTCTGAAGTTCCTGGGACAGATGGTGGATGCTTTGTTTTATATACACAAACAAAATATTATTCACAG AAATCTCAAGCCATCGAACATTCTTGTGACCGATGAAGCATCCTTCATGCTTTGTGACTTCAGTACAGAAGCACTTATGACTgatgaaatgaaatggaaaataagagtggaagaaa ATAGCAAGTCTTGGATGGCTCCAGAAACACTCAGTTTTTCTTTTACTGAGAAATCTGACATCTGGTCTCTAGGTTGTATTCTACTTGACATGATGACCTGCTTTGTTCTGAAC ACACAAGAGATAACTTCATTACTGCAGGATCTCAGACAGGATACCAGCCATCTTGAGGGAGTTCTGACATTAATGCAAAACGGATATAACAGCTCTCTGCCTTTATTCACAATTTTATTTATGATGCTACATATTCAGCCCAGCATGAGACCCACAGCAAA GGCTCTGACTGATCTTCCATTTATTAGGGAATGCCTGACTGTTGCTGGTTCCTCTTTAATAAAACCGAAAAAGTCGTCTTTGCCTCTTGATGTAATAGACATGCTCCTTGAGGGTGGAATTAGCAGTGTTCTAG AGTTCATGCAGGCTTACTGGGATAGAGAAGAAGCACAGGTTAAAGCCGTAGAGCACCTTGCAAGCTTTTTAGGAGATAAAAATG CCTTACCCTGTCTGCTAACATTCACGGAACTGATCACTTCTGCCATGAAGACTCATATAGATTCTCTCAAGTTACAGATAGGTGGCTGCAGATTATTGCTTGAAATTCTTAGTCAAG CTCTAGAACAGGATCTGGATGTGGAAACAAGCTTGGGTGACAACGTGATTAACTCTCTGTTAGAGACAGTgagaaaacattctgaaaatgaagaGTTACTTTCATTGGTCTGCACACTACTGATGATGATTTCAGCCAGTG AAGTTGCTGCAGAGAATCTAAGAAAAGCTGGAGTAATTCTAGACCTTCTGATGATTATAAGAAATTTTCTTCATAATGAACAGATTTGCCTCTCTTGCTGTGGAGTTCTCTGGAGCTTGGTTGTGAGTG GTAATTTAGAGAACAGCGTAGACCAAGCATCGCTGAAAAGTGCTGTCTGTGCTGCCTCTGCTGTCCTTCAAGAGCACCTCCAGAATGGAATGGTAGCTGAGACAGCTTGCTCAGCTCTGTGGGCGTTGTCACTCCAAG gttgctTAACCGAAAATGAATATGAATCCACAACAGTGCTTCTGCTAGACGCTCTCAGGATGAACCTAGAaagaccagtgctggtgaagaACGCCTGCCAAGCATTAGCAAGTCTTCTAAGGCTATCTG ATGACATTGTGCTGGATATGGTCTCCCAGAAGATGGAAGAACTGCTGTCTGAAATAAAAAGCCGGTTTCCATCTAGCATG GAGATAATGATCCTTGTGGATGCAACGCTTTTGAAACTGCAGAAGTGA
- the STKLD1 gene encoding serine/threonine kinase-like domain-containing protein STKLD1 isoform X1 has protein sequence MERYEVLEQLQPGALGTMLVVELKTEESVGKKYAMKQVECIEEKQANKALKEAMDLLKLHHSSICAYKELFVMWDNKISSLFLCLVMQHSGQGDLSSLIKEKRQKSEKITDKVILKFLGQMVDALFYIHKQNIIHRNLKPSNILVTDEASFMLCDFSTEALMTDEMKWKIRVEENSKSWMAPETLSFSFTEKSDIWSLGCILLDMMTCFVLNTQEITSLLQDLRQDTSHLEGVLTLMQNGYNSSLPLFTILFMMLHIQPSMRPTAKALTDLPFIRECLTVAGSSLIKPKKSSLPLDVIDMLLEGGISSVLEFMQAYWDREEAQVKAVEHLASFLGDKNALPCLLTFTELITSAMKTHIDSLKLQIGGCRLLLEILSQALEQDLDVETSLGDNVINSLLETVRKHSENEELLSLVCTLLMMISASEVAAENLRKAGVILDLLMIIRNFLHNEQICLSCCGVLWSLVVSGNLENSVDQASLKSAVCAASAVLQEHLQNGMVAETACSALWALSLQGCLTENEYESTTVLLLDALRMNLERPVLVKNACQALASLLRLSEISAFRFVTDSKGSGIKLIKDAYHFHCDDPEVVENICTLINEMVQYDDIVLDMVSQKMEELLSEIKSRFPSSMEIMILVDATLLKLQK, from the exons ATGGAGAGATACGAg GTACTGGAGCAGCTGCAGCCTGGGGCGCTGGGGACTATGCTGGTAGTTGAACTGAAAACAGAGGAGAGTGTGGGGAAGAAATATGCCATGAAGCAG GTTGAATGCAttgaagaaaagcaagcaaataaGGCCTTGAAGGAG GCAATGGATTTGCTGAAACTTCATCATTCAAGCATCTGTGCTTACAAGGAATTGTTTGTGATGTGGGATAATAAG ATATCATCTCTGTTCCTTTGTCTGGTAATGCAGCACTCGGGCCAAGGAGATCTTTCATCTCTGatcaaagaaaaaaggcagaaatcagAGAAAATAACAGACAAG GTGATTCTGAAGTTCCTGGGACAGATGGTGGATGCTTTGTTTTATATACACAAACAAAATATTATTCACAG AAATCTCAAGCCATCGAACATTCTTGTGACCGATGAAGCATCCTTCATGCTTTGTGACTTCAGTACAGAAGCACTTATGACTgatgaaatgaaatggaaaataagagtggaagaaa ATAGCAAGTCTTGGATGGCTCCAGAAACACTCAGTTTTTCTTTTACTGAGAAATCTGACATCTGGTCTCTAGGTTGTATTCTACTTGACATGATGACCTGCTTTGTTCTGAAC ACACAAGAGATAACTTCATTACTGCAGGATCTCAGACAGGATACCAGCCATCTTGAGGGAGTTCTGACATTAATGCAAAACGGATATAACAGCTCTCTGCCTTTATTCACAATTTTATTTATGATGCTACATATTCAGCCCAGCATGAGACCCACAGCAAA GGCTCTGACTGATCTTCCATTTATTAGGGAATGCCTGACTGTTGCTGGTTCCTCTTTAATAAAACCGAAAAAGTCGTCTTTGCCTCTTGATGTAATAGACATGCTCCTTGAGGGTGGAATTAGCAGTGTTCTAG AGTTCATGCAGGCTTACTGGGATAGAGAAGAAGCACAGGTTAAAGCCGTAGAGCACCTTGCAAGCTTTTTAGGAGATAAAAATG CCTTACCCTGTCTGCTAACATTCACGGAACTGATCACTTCTGCCATGAAGACTCATATAGATTCTCTCAAGTTACAGATAGGTGGCTGCAGATTATTGCTTGAAATTCTTAGTCAAG CTCTAGAACAGGATCTGGATGTGGAAACAAGCTTGGGTGACAACGTGATTAACTCTCTGTTAGAGACAGTgagaaaacattctgaaaatgaagaGTTACTTTCATTGGTCTGCACACTACTGATGATGATTTCAGCCAGTG AAGTTGCTGCAGAGAATCTAAGAAAAGCTGGAGTAATTCTAGACCTTCTGATGATTATAAGAAATTTTCTTCATAATGAACAGATTTGCCTCTCTTGCTGTGGAGTTCTCTGGAGCTTGGTTGTGAGTG GTAATTTAGAGAACAGCGTAGACCAAGCATCGCTGAAAAGTGCTGTCTGTGCTGCCTCTGCTGTCCTTCAAGAGCACCTCCAGAATGGAATGGTAGCTGAGACAGCTTGCTCAGCTCTGTGGGCGTTGTCACTCCAAG gttgctTAACCGAAAATGAATATGAATCCACAACAGTGCTTCTGCTAGACGCTCTCAGGATGAACCTAGAaagaccagtgctggtgaagaACGCCTGCCAAGCATTAGCAAGTCTTCTAAGGCTATCTG AAATATCAGCTTTCAGATTTGTAACGGATTCAAAAGGCAGTGGAATAAAACTGATCAAAGATGCCTACCACTTTCACTGTGATGATCCAGAAGTGGTGGAAAATATCTGTACACTGATTAATGAGATGGTTCAGTACG ATGACATTGTGCTGGATATGGTCTCCCAGAAGATGGAAGAACTGCTGTCTGAAATAAAAAGCCGGTTTCCATCTAGCATG GAGATAATGATCCTTGTGGATGCAACGCTTTTGAAACTGCAGAAGTGA
- the STKLD1 gene encoding serine/threonine kinase-like domain-containing protein STKLD1 isoform X4 — translation MVDALFYIHKQNIIHRNLKPSNILVTDEASFMLCDFSTEALMTDEMKWKIRVEENSKSWMAPETLSFSFTEKSDIWSLGCILLDMMTCFVLNTQEITSLLQDLRQDTSHLEGVLTLMQNGYNSSLPLFTILFMMLHIQPSMRPTAKALTDLPFIRECLTVAGSSLIKPKKSSLPLDVIDMLLEGGISSVLEFMQAYWDREEAQVKAVEHLASFLGDKNALPCLLTFTELITSAMKTHIDSLKLQIGGCRLLLEILSQALEQDLDVETSLGDNVINSLLETVRKHSENEELLSLVCTLLMMISASEVAAENLRKAGVILDLLMIIRNFLHNEQICLSCCGVLWSLVVSGNLENSVDQASLKSAVCAASAVLQEHLQNGMVAETACSALWALSLQGCLTENEYESTTVLLLDALRMNLERPVLVKNACQALASLLRLSEISAFRFVTDSKGSGIKLIKDAYHFHCDDPEVVENICTLINEMVQYDDIVLDMVSQKMEELLSEIKSRFPSSMEIMILVDATLLKLQK, via the exons ATGGTGGATGCTTTGTTTTATATACACAAACAAAATATTATTCACAG AAATCTCAAGCCATCGAACATTCTTGTGACCGATGAAGCATCCTTCATGCTTTGTGACTTCAGTACAGAAGCACTTATGACTgatgaaatgaaatggaaaataagagtggaagaaa ATAGCAAGTCTTGGATGGCTCCAGAAACACTCAGTTTTTCTTTTACTGAGAAATCTGACATCTGGTCTCTAGGTTGTATTCTACTTGACATGATGACCTGCTTTGTTCTGAAC ACACAAGAGATAACTTCATTACTGCAGGATCTCAGACAGGATACCAGCCATCTTGAGGGAGTTCTGACATTAATGCAAAACGGATATAACAGCTCTCTGCCTTTATTCACAATTTTATTTATGATGCTACATATTCAGCCCAGCATGAGACCCACAGCAAA GGCTCTGACTGATCTTCCATTTATTAGGGAATGCCTGACTGTTGCTGGTTCCTCTTTAATAAAACCGAAAAAGTCGTCTTTGCCTCTTGATGTAATAGACATGCTCCTTGAGGGTGGAATTAGCAGTGTTCTAG AGTTCATGCAGGCTTACTGGGATAGAGAAGAAGCACAGGTTAAAGCCGTAGAGCACCTTGCAAGCTTTTTAGGAGATAAAAATG CCTTACCCTGTCTGCTAACATTCACGGAACTGATCACTTCTGCCATGAAGACTCATATAGATTCTCTCAAGTTACAGATAGGTGGCTGCAGATTATTGCTTGAAATTCTTAGTCAAG CTCTAGAACAGGATCTGGATGTGGAAACAAGCTTGGGTGACAACGTGATTAACTCTCTGTTAGAGACAGTgagaaaacattctgaaaatgaagaGTTACTTTCATTGGTCTGCACACTACTGATGATGATTTCAGCCAGTG AAGTTGCTGCAGAGAATCTAAGAAAAGCTGGAGTAATTCTAGACCTTCTGATGATTATAAGAAATTTTCTTCATAATGAACAGATTTGCCTCTCTTGCTGTGGAGTTCTCTGGAGCTTGGTTGTGAGTG GTAATTTAGAGAACAGCGTAGACCAAGCATCGCTGAAAAGTGCTGTCTGTGCTGCCTCTGCTGTCCTTCAAGAGCACCTCCAGAATGGAATGGTAGCTGAGACAGCTTGCTCAGCTCTGTGGGCGTTGTCACTCCAAG gttgctTAACCGAAAATGAATATGAATCCACAACAGTGCTTCTGCTAGACGCTCTCAGGATGAACCTAGAaagaccagtgctggtgaagaACGCCTGCCAAGCATTAGCAAGTCTTCTAAGGCTATCTG AAATATCAGCTTTCAGATTTGTAACGGATTCAAAAGGCAGTGGAATAAAACTGATCAAAGATGCCTACCACTTTCACTGTGATGATCCAGAAGTGGTGGAAAATATCTGTACACTGATTAATGAGATGGTTCAGTACG ATGACATTGTGCTGGATATGGTCTCCCAGAAGATGGAAGAACTGCTGTCTGAAATAAAAAGCCGGTTTCCATCTAGCATG GAGATAATGATCCTTGTGGATGCAACGCTTTTGAAACTGCAGAAGTGA
- the SURF4 gene encoding surfeit locus protein 4, protein MGQNDIMSTAEDFADQFLRVTKQYLPHVARLCLISTFLEDGIRMWFQWSEQRDYIDGTWNCGYFLASIFVFINLFGQLSGCILVLSRNFVQYACFGLFGIIALQTIAYSILWDLKFLMRNLALGGGLLLLLAESRSEGKSMFAGVPTMRESSPKQYMQLGGRVLLVLMFMTLLHFDMNFFSVLQNIVGTALIILVAIGFKTKLAALTLVIWLFGINIYFNAFWTIPAYKPMHDFLKYDFFQTMSVIGGLLLVVALGPGGVSMDEKKKEW, encoded by the exons ATGGGCCAGAACGATATCATGAGCACCGCCGAGGACTTCGCGGACCAG TTCCTGCGGGTGACGAAGCAGTACCTGCCCCACGTGGCCCGCCTGTGCCTGATCAGCACGTTCCTGGAGGATGGCATCCGCATGTGGTTCCAGTGGAGTGAACAGAGGGATTACATTGATGGCACGTGGAACTGTGGCTATTTCCTGGCCTCCATCTTTGTGTTCATAAATCTCTTCGGACAGTTGA GTGGCTGTATCCTGGTACTGAGTAGGAACTTTGTGCAATATGCCTGCTTTGGACTGTTTGGAATTATAGCATTACAG ACTATTGCATACAGCATTCTATGGGACCTGAAGTTTTTGATGAG GAACCTTGCCCTTGGGGGAggcttgctgctgcttttggcTGAGTCCCGCTCAGAGGGAAAGAGCATGTTCGCTGGTGTCCCTACCATGCGGGAAAGCTCTCCTAAACAGTACATGCAGCTGGGGGGTCGTGTGCTGCTGGTCCTCATGTTCATGACACTGCTACATTTTGATATGAACTTCTTTTCT GTTCTGCAGAACATTGTGGGCACAGCCCTGATTATCTTAGTGGCAATTGGCTTCAAGACTAAGCTGGCTGCCTTGACTCTGGTCATCTGGCTGTTTGGCATCAACATCTACTTCAATGCCTTCTGGACCATCCCAGCTTACAAGCCCATGCATGACTTCCTCAAATATGATTTCTTCCAGACCATGTCTGTAATTGGAGGGCTCCTCCTTGTGGTTGCACTGGGTCCTGGTGGAGTGTCCATGGATGAGAAGAAGAAAGAGTGGTAA
- the SURF2 gene encoding surfeit locus protein 2: MAEVPQEVRLFLRQHPLLGLAEPGKVRCRLTGHEMPCRMSELQAYTNGKKYQRLTKTAREFDYGKFEPHIVPSTKNLHQLFCKLTLRHINKFPEHVLRHVQGKRYQKALRRYEECQKEGVEYVPACLRQKKQRRRHPDDQMNGSRQPYRREEFWEPKSSDEDGEETDDSMSDLYPPELFPEKSPAAPQNAEGSDDFATDSEEDTAKLTGENGDVNGEDSGRMDVSKAAGNKRGKKQSGPLKKKFKNRHQTPQNFKKATNGK; encoded by the exons ATGGCCGAGGTACCCCAGGAGGTCCGGCTCTTCCTGCGGCAGCACCCGCTCCTCGGCCTCGCGGAGCCGGGCAAG GTGAGATGCAGGCTGACAGGCCACGAGATGCCATGTAGGATGTCGGAGCTGCAGGCTTATACTAATGGCAAGAAGTATCAGCGGCTGACAAAGACGGCCAGAGAGTTTGACTATGGCAAGTTTGAGCCCCATATAGTGCCAAGCACAAAGAATCT ACATCAGTTGTTTTGCAAGCTCACTCTCAGACACATCAACAAGTTTCCAGAGCATGTGCTGCGTCATGTCCAAGGGAAACGCTATCAGAAGGCCCTAAGAAGAT ATGAGGAGTGCCAGAAGGAGGGAGTGGAGTATGTCCCTGCCTGCTTGCggcagaagaagcagcggagaCGGCATCCCGATGACCAAATGAACGGGAGCAGACAGccttacagaagagaagaattcTGGGAGCCTAAGTCCAGTGATGAGGATGGAGAGGAGACAGATGACAGCATGAGTGATCTGTACCCAC CTGAGCTCTTCCCAGAAAAAAGCCCAGCAGCTCCACAAAATGCAGAGGGCAGCGATGACTTTGCAACAGACAGCGAGGAAGACACGGCCAAGCTGACTGGGGAGAATGGCGACGTGAATGGAGAGGACAGTGGAAGAATGGATGTTAGCAAAGCAGCTGGCAACAAAAGGGGAAAG AAACAGTCAGGTCCTTTAAAGAAGAAATTCAAGAATCGTCATCAAACCCCCCAAAATTTCAAGAAAGCCACCAATGGCAAATAA